Proteins encoded in a region of the Magallana gigas chromosome 8, xbMagGiga1.1, whole genome shotgun sequence genome:
- the LOC105339946 gene encoding SCO-spondin, which yields MGTLYLVAICLMASTTAVLGAPDNRGTDFIIGFMENYIMGSYVQCELFVTTARTTVVSVKVDSPKCTSPKISASFSITAGSVKQLIFDYRIRVVGSRKESKGILVKASDEVVIYGINKERYSNDGFVGLPLDVLSDEYYVITWYPPYRQCELMVVGVEDSTVASVTLGQHIGSKNVNYGGKNYYKGNTVKETLNKYDTWQLVSTGDLTGTYVTSTKKVAVFSGNKKTKIGSGGSQDHLVEQMTPVDTWGKNFATVPIPKRTVGDYFKFIASEDSTTVKITGGYTSTFTISKKGGMVQKLISSKAYCRIVADKPIMVTQFVQSQQSSSEPSDPSMLIIPPVEQYGADYTFATPKYSQGSYENFFMFIVEASEASGLRINGKAFPTNTVYKAISGTTLIGGYISITEGTHTVRHISPIAIFGGFLYGRASAETYGFTTGMRMAKVNTVCVPTPTVTGDGIDNDCDGKIDEELCTPDNQNKDDDGDGKVNEDCAKPPPVDGVWASWASYGACSVTCQPTSGTVSGTKTRTRTCSNPAPAYDGKQCVGSGSETVSCTPTNACRVDGQWGSWGSYGACSVTCGSGSRQRSRSCNNPAPVGGGSNCAGSSTSSTTCTLTACPIDGNWASWGSYGACTVTCGGGTQGRTRTCSSPAPQYGGSACSGSSSSSQSCNTHNCPIDGNWASWGSYGACSVTCGGGSQSRTRNCTNPAPQYLGANCVGSTSSSQSCNTHNCPIDGNWASWGSYGACTVTCGGGTQRRTRSCSSPAPQYGGSACSGSSSSSQSCNTHNCPIDGNWASWGSYGACSVTCGGGSQSRTRTCTNPAPQYLGANCVGSTSSSQSCNTHNCPIDGSWASWGSWATCTETCGGGVQSRTRSCNNPAPQYGGDNCPGMSSSTQFCNTQNCPINGNWNSWTSWGSCTVTCGGGKQTRSRSCSSPAPQYGGLNCPGSTTSTQDCNTQHCPIDGGLSSWGAWGTCTVSCGGGTQVRTRSCTNPAPQYGGASCAGVTSQNQDCNTQVCIIDGAWSQWGSWGTCSVSCGGGKRSRARTCTDPKPANGGKSCIGSTSDLDDCNSQSCPTPAAGTYVQLCPAGWFTCKSGGITCIDKAFICDCSSDCDDGSDETTGYAGCSGAVIAQCAENSSGKLFSSPVLVFCAFVTLWRFIN from the exons ATGG gTACTCTATATCTGGTGGCGATTTGCCTCATGGCTAGCACCACTGCAGTTCTAG GTGCCCCCGACAATCGTGGTACAGACTTCATCATTGGTTTTATGGAAAACTATATCATGGGTTCGTACGTACAGTGCGAGCTGTTTGTGACGACCGCTCGGACCACTGTGGTCAGTGTAAAGGTAGACTCACCAAAATGTACCAGCCCAAAAATCTCAGCGTCATTCTCTATAACGGCAGGCAGTGTGAAACAGCTGATTTTTGATTACAGAATAAGAGTTGTTGGATCAAGAAAAGAGAGTAAAG GAATATTGGTAAAAGCATCCGATGAAGTTGTCATCTACGGAATAAATAAGGAAAGGTACTCCAACGATGGCTTTGTCGGTCTTCCTCTCGACGTCTTGTCCGATGAGTACTACGTCATCACGTGGTATCCACCATACAGGCAGTGTGAGCTGATGGTTGTAGGGGTGGAAGATTCTACCGTGGCAAGCGTGACTCTCGGGCAGCACATTGGGTCCAAGAATGTCAACTATGGAGGCAAAAACTACTACAAAGGCAATACAGTAAAGGAAACTCTAAACAAGTATGACACTTGGCAGCTTGTCAGTACTGGCGACCTAACCGGAACTTACGTCACATCTACCAAAAAGGTTGCCGTATTTTCTGGAAACAAGAAGACAAAAATTGGATCCGGTGGCTCCCAAGATCATTTGGTTGAACAAATGACCCCAGTAGACACCTGGGGTAAAAACTTTGCTACGGTCCCAATCCCGAAGAGAACTGTTGGTGACTATTTCAAATTCATTGCCAGCGAAGATAGCACCACAGTAAAAATAACGGGAGGATATACTTCTACTTTTACTATATCGAAAAAGGGAGGGATGGTACAGAAGCTTATTTCATCCAAAGCATACTGTAGGATTGTTGCAGACAAGCCAATTATGGTAACCCAATTCGTTCAGTCCCAGCAGAGCTCCTCCGAACCTTCCGATCCCTCCATGCTGATCATTCCTCCTGTTGAACAGTACGGCGCAGACTATACATTTGCTACCCCGAAGTACTCTCAGGGCTCGTATGAAAATTTCTTTATGTTTATCGTTGAGGCGAGCGAAGCCTCTGGTCTAAGAATTAATGGTAAAGCGTTTCCTACAAATACAGTGTATAAAGCAATTTCTGGAACCACCCTCATAGGGGGGTATATATCAATTACTGAGGGAACCCACACAGTCCGACACATATCCCCTATCGCCATTTTTGGAGGATTTTTATACGGCCGAGCCTCCGCtgaaacctacggatttaccACTGGGATGAGAATGGCCAAAGTCAATACG GTCTGTGTCCCTACGCCGACAGTTACAGGAGATGGTATAGACAACGACTGTGACGGAAAAATCGACGAGGAGCTATGTACCCCGGACAACCAAAACAAAG ATGATGACGGGGATGGAAAAGTAAACGAAGATTGTGCTAAACCGCCACCTG TTGATGGTGTGTGGGCTTCTTGGGCGTCATACGGTGCATGCTCTGTGACCTGTCAACCAACGTCGGGCACAGTATCTGGAACCAAAACTCGAACAAGAACCTGTTCAAATCCGGCCCCAGCTTATGACGGAAAACAGTGTGTTGGTTCTGGAAGTGAAACCGTTTCATGTACACCAACTAACGCATGTAGAG TTGACGGACAATGGGGATCGTGGGGATCATACGGTGCATGTTCTGTGACCTGTGGTAGCGGAAGTAGGCAACGTTCTAGGTCATGTAATAATCCAGCGCCAGTGGGTGGCGGAAGTAACTGTGCAGGAAGTTCTACGTCATCAACAACATGCACACTGACTGCCTGCCCAA ttGACGGTAATTGGGCTTCATGGGGGTCTTATGGCGCCTGTACCGTAACGTGTGGAGGAGGAACCCAGGGCAGGACTCGCACCTGTTCTAGCCCCGCCCCTCAATATGGCGGATCGGCATGTTCCGGATCTTCTTCTTCATCTCAGAGTTGTAATACACACAACTGTCCAA ttGATGGAAATTGGGCGTCTTGGGGATCATACGGCGCATGTTCAGTGACCTGCGGTGGGGGAAGTCAATCACGGACTAGAAACTGTACGAACCCCGCCCCTCAGTATCTTGGAGCTAACTGTGTTGGGAGTACATCGTCATCACAAAGCTGTAACACACATAACTGTCCAA TTGATGGTAATTGGGCTTCATGGGGGTCTTATGGCGCCTGTACTGTAACGTGTGGAGGAGGAACCCAGCGCAGGACTCGCTCCTGTTCTAGCCCCGCCCCTCAATATGGCGGATCGGCATGTTCCGGATCTTCTTCTTCATCTCAGAGTTGTAATACACACAACTGTCCAA ttGATGGAAATTGGGCGTCTTGGGGATCATACGGCGCATGCTCAGTGACCTGCGGTGGGGGAAGTCAATCACGGACTAGAACCTGTACAAACCCCGCCCCTCAGTATCTTGGAGCTAACTGTGTTGGGAGTACATCGTCATCACAAAGCTGTAACACACACAACTGTCCGA TTGACGGATCATGGGCCAGCTGGGGATCCTGGGCCACGTGTACCGAGACTTGTGGAGGAGGAGTGCAATCCCGAACCCGATCTTGTAATAACCCCGCTCCACAATATGGTGGCGATAACTGTCCCGGGATGTCTTCAAGCACTCAATTCTGTAACACACAAAACTGTCCCA TTAATGGAAATTGGAATAGCTGGACATCTTGGGGCTCATGCACAGTGACATGTGGGGGAGGTAAACAGACGCGTTCTAGAAGCTGTTCCAGTCCAGCCCCCCAGTACGGCGGATTAAATTGTCCTGGTTCTACAACATCAACTCAGGACTGCAACACACAACATTGTCCAA TTGATGGCGGTTTATCTAGTTGGGGAGCCTGGGGCACCTGTACCGTATCATGTGGCGGAGGAACACAAGTGCGCACGCGCAGTTGCACAAATCCTGCTCCTCAGTACGGTGGCGCTAGTTGTGCTGgagtgacgtcacaaaatcAGGATTGTAACACACAAGTCTGCATCA TTGACGGTGCGTGGAGCCAGTGGGGGTCCTGGGGCACGTGCTCTGTCTCATGTGGAGGAGGGAAAAGGTCACGTGCCAGGACATGTACGGACCCAAAACCAGCTAATGGCGGGAAATCGTGCATCGGCTCTACCAGTGATCTGGATGACTGTAACTCCCAGAGCTGTCCCACCCCCGCCGCCGGGACCTACGTACAG CTTTGTCCAGCTGGAtggtttacatgtaaatcagGGGGAATAACTTGTATCGACAAGGCATTTATCTGTGACTGTTCATCAGACTGTGATGACGGAAGTGACGAAACGACCGGATATGCCGGTTGCTCAGGGGCCGTTATTGCTCAATGTGCAGAAAACAGTTCAG GGAAATTGTTTTCATCTCCAGTCCTGGTGTTCTGTGCGTTTGTAACATTATGGCGTTTTATCAACTAA